The following DNA comes from Parcubacteria group bacterium.
TTCTTCTATGATTTTTTGATATTTTTCTAATTCACTTGAGCCCCTTTGGACAATTTGCGGACTGCCAAGCAAATACAGATTTTTACACTCTCCAATCAGTTCAACAGCCCTATCCAAATCAGCGATTTTTTCGCTACCTTCAATATTATCCGGAATAATGATGGCGGCGTTTATCTTATTTTTAACCATTTCTTCCAAAAGCAAATCTAACGCTCCCTGCAAAGAGATAACATTATTATCAAATATTGAAAGATGAACGTGAGAATCAATTATCATATTCATAGGCTATCTTGTTGAATAACGCATTTTCTCAATTTCTCCAAAAAATCATCCGGGCTAAAAACTTGAAGTACCCTAAAGCCAAGTCTAGCATATGTTCCACTTTTGTCTATGCAGTCATCAATTAGTAAAACATCTTCATAGCTTAGCTTATGCTTTTTTAGGTAATCATCAAAAAATGGGATAGAGTTATTCTTCACATCAAATTTCAGTATTTTTTGTTCAAAGGAAACTAAAAAATCATCAAAATAGTTTTCCAGTTTTAGTGCCGGCTTGGTATACTTCAAAAACGTATCCATATTATCCGTCGCAATCACACATTGAGTCCCCCGTTTTCTAATCTGAGCAACTAAGTCATAAACCTCATCGCTGACCAGTTGCATTTTTTGGCAACTCTCCGCCAAATCTTTCAGGATCAAATTGTCCGGATAACCAAATTCTTCGGAAATCAATTTGGCGACATATCTTTCGTCAAACTTAGCTCGCATCCACTCATCAATCAAATATCTATTTTTGACAAAGATATAATCAATGATGTTTTTGTGCCACGCGCGCCGTTCGTGTTTCGGATCAGCCAACTGACTCCAGAATAAAGAATGAGAGAGGGTTTTGTTCCAGTCAAAAAAGATTGTTTTGTATTGATTACGCATGGTTTGATTATAGCGTTTTCCCCTGGAATTGATAAGCTTTTTCTTACTTTTTCAAAGATAAGAAACTTGGCTTTGGTCATAAATTTTGTGGCTAATATTTAGGTCAGTGACATATTAGCTTCGTGGCAGAGGAAGTCAAGGCGAGTTATCCACTCCAGCGGGGAACGGAGGATATAGCAAAAAACCGCCAGCTGTGGCGGTAAAACAGAGCGGAGCGGTTAGTCAACGCAAAAAACACCATTCGAGGTGTTCTTATCAAAAGTCACAAACTTTTGCGATTAGTCCTATTCGCCTCTGAAAATAAAAACAGGGTGATAGCGAAACTTGCTACCACCCCAAGATAAAATCACTATTGAGCGACTCCTATTGCAAGAACACGCTTGCCATGCCTCTGACGCAGCCAACAAGGGCAACGACATATATCCCGCAAGAAGCCTCCACCTCTGCCAGGTCATCTTTAGTCGGCTCAGGCAAATTTTCAGGGGATGTTGGCATTGGTTCAATCTTTGACCCCTTGGAGAGCAGAGCAGTCAAGGCCTTGTAGGCGCTCTCGTATTGTTTCTTTAAAGCCAGTGGGTCTTTAGGGTCAATGCCCTTATAGACACTCCCGAAATAGAAGTTAAACACTTTTCGCAACTCATCTTGACTCGGCAGTTGCGGTTCCTCGCCAATTCCTGGCAAATATGCGTCAACCATTTTCCCCTCCCATTTTAGTTCATTAAGCTATTTATGGATTCAGAGAATCCCAATCCTCTCTAATAGACCGTCGCTGAGCGATAAAAGCTTCTTCTTCCTTCCTTTTCTCTTCCTCTTCCCTTCTTCTTTTGTCTTCCGCCACCTCCTTCAGAAGAGTTTGAACATTAAATCTCTTGGGAGGCTTGTAGATGACCAAATAATTACAGAAGGAGGAAAAGATAAAGGCAATCTTGTCCGATTCATTGCCAAGGCTCACGATGCACTCAGCAACTGTCTGGGAGAAATCTACCCTACCTTCGACAGAACGATGTCTCCTCCACGTATGAGGTTTCCACAAGCTGAATTCTTCCAGAGGAAGCTCCCGCTTTATAATGTCCCCATTTTTGTCAAGAAGAATGATTCGTTCAAAGAGATAATATCCATCACCTTCACCGCTATCGATGTATTTCTCAAGAATGATTCTTCCCAGCAGGTCTTTGTCCACTCGTGAAACTAGAATCTGCTGGATATATTTCCTATGCTTCTGAGAAATATATTTGCTGAGCCAGGGAAATTCTTGAAAAAATGCATCTCTTCTTTTTTCAGAAAATAAAGTCATTGTAACCTCCTTTGATTTTCAGCTGTTGTTGTCGACAATAGCATCCCGTTTATTGCCAACCTAATGGTTACTGTGCAACTTCATCCCGAATGTTACACATTAAAAGAACTGCTATTATCAACTAATTGTTGATGTTTTACGTTAGCACAAAATTAGTTATTAGTCAACGAGCTGAGCAATGGACAAAAAATGCTGAAAAACCCACCCACAAAACGAACTCGTTCCGGGGTAAAAAACACAAAAACCTGCCCCATAAAAAACCCCATCCAAAAAACGGATGGGGGTTCTGACAACGCTGTGTCAGGTTTATTATCTGGGGGCTATGCCCCGTAAATCGCAAATACAAAATATCCGGCGGCACAAGCAAGCCGGCAAAAAGTTAAAACTTTCAACTTCTCACCTCCTTTCACTAATAATTATTGATGAAGAAATAATCGGATATAGCCAAAATAAAAACTACTTAGAATGGCTATGACAAATCCAATAGGCACCCAGCGGGGTAACTTTTGTTGCATCGTACGTCTCCTTTCTGAAAAGAACCAAAAAATAGAAAAAAGAAATATAAAAAACAAAAACACCTAAGTGTAGGTATCTCAGTTTCACATATTTCCTTTTTATCACAATTTCCCCTCGAGAAAATTGGGCATCAAAATGCCTAGTGGCAAAATTATCACATCCTTTTGCGATTAGTCCAAAAAACGAAGTCTAAATCCTCTGAGAGATTCATTACTGAATCAATGTGTAAGCTGTACAAGTCCTACAACTAACGATTATTTGGCTCGTTTCGGCCTTTGCTGTTACCTTGGATTACTCCAAGATTACGACCAGCGGGCAAAATCAATATCCTGCAACATTCAGTTTTGACACCGGATGTCTTTGTGCAGAATACTCTACGATTTTACCATATCTCCCTAGAAAGGAGGTGATCCATCCACAGCTTCCGCTACGGATGCCTTGTTACGACTTCACCCTTATCATCGATCCTACCGTGGTCCCTGCTTTGAAACAGGGCCTTCGGGTATTACCGACTCTCTTGGTGTGACGGGCGGTGAGTACAAGATCCGAGAACGTATTCACCGTGACATAGCTGATTCACGATTACTAGTGATTCCAACTTCATGAGGTCGAGTTGCAGACCTCAATCCGAACTGAGAACAGCTTTTTGGGATTGGCTCCACCTTGCGGTTTGGCTACCCTTTGTACTGTCCATTG
Coding sequences within:
- a CDS encoding haloacid dehalogenase-like hydrolase, encoding MRNQYKTIFFDWNKTLSHSLFWSQLADPKHERRAWHKNIIDYIFVKNRYLIDEWMRAKFDERYVAKLISEEFGYPDNLILKDLAESCQKMQLVSDEVYDLVAQIRKRGTQCVIATDNMDTFLKYTKPALKLENYFDDFLVSFEQKILKFDVKNNSIPFFDDYLKKHKLSYEDVLLIDDCIDKSGTYARLGFRVLQVFSPDDFLEKLRKCVIQQDSL